One window of Saprospiraceae bacterium genomic DNA carries:
- a CDS encoding MATE family efflux transporter produces MNRQQQLDLLKLAFPIILGNLSQMMLNIIDSAMVGHLSYKHLAASSLVTNMIGLPYVLCIGFTVAISPLVAELKGAKKPESCGALLNNAFYLNVSVAILTSWLLYIFGGVIFHLGQDPEVASLGLPYMNWMLWSIVPMTVFLSIKQFCDGLNFTKIPMILSLASIPMNAFLNYLLIYGNYGFPKMELVGAGVATFITRIFIALALGIYVLYHSRYKIYQLSNRTIDRLQLQKISRLALPSAWQYVSEIGAFVVLGILVGWFGATQQAAHQVSLSVAALTFMVSIGLSTAGSIKVGEAFGMKDIHLVRKIGVSVLQFSAIYGSICAVFFIIFRNQIPYLFTSDPEVIHHAALLFLFAAAFQLGDSIQAVGIGVLRGIQDVKLPTIYTTLCYWFVGIPIGYFLSVVLNWQVSGVWTGFIVCLSSMAFLLYRRFLRITSSFN; encoded by the coding sequence TTGAATAGACAACAACAGTTGGATTTATTGAAACTGGCATTCCCAATTATTTTAGGGAATTTGTCTCAAATGATGCTGAATATTATTGATTCAGCCATGGTTGGTCACTTAAGTTATAAACATTTGGCAGCATCATCATTAGTTACCAATATGATTGGATTGCCTTATGTATTATGCATAGGTTTTACCGTAGCTATTTCACCATTAGTTGCAGAATTAAAAGGTGCAAAAAAACCGGAATCTTGTGGAGCACTTTTAAATAACGCATTTTATCTTAATGTTTCAGTAGCTATCTTAACATCTTGGTTACTCTATATTTTTGGAGGAGTTATTTTCCATCTTGGACAAGATCCAGAAGTTGCAAGCCTTGGCCTTCCGTATATGAATTGGATGCTTTGGTCAATTGTTCCTATGACCGTATTTCTAAGTATAAAACAATTTTGTGATGGTTTAAATTTTACAAAAATTCCTATGATTCTTTCATTGGCATCCATCCCTATGAATGCATTTTTAAATTATTTACTTATTTATGGGAATTATGGTTTCCCAAAAATGGAATTGGTTGGTGCCGGTGTAGCAACATTTATTACCCGGATTTTCATAGCGCTTGCATTGGGTATCTATGTTTTGTATCACTCACGATACAAAATATATCAGCTTAGTAATCGCACCATTGACCGATTGCAATTACAAAAAATCTCTCGTCTTGCATTACCCAGTGCGTGGCAATATGTAAGTGAAATTGGAGCGTTTGTCGTATTGGGTATTTTAGTCGGTTGGTTTGGCGCAACCCAACAGGCAGCGCATCAGGTATCACTTTCTGTTGCAGCTTTGACCTTTATGGTGTCTATCGGGTTATCCACTGCAGGTTCAATTAAAGTAGGTGAAGCCTTTGGCATGAAAGACATTCACCTGGTCCGAAAAATAGGGGTTTCTGTTTTACAGTTTTCAGCAATTTATGGCAGTATTTGTGCAGTGTTTTTTATAATTTTCAGAAATCAAATTCCTTATCTGTTTACATCCGATCCAGAGGTCATACATCACGCGGCGTTGTTGTTTTTATTTGCAGCAGCGTTTCAATTAGGTGATTCCATTCAAGCAGTTGGGATTGGTGTTTTGCGAGGAATTCAAGATGTTAAGCTGCCTACGATTTACACCACCTTGTGTTATTGGTTTGTAGGGATTCCCATTGGTTATTTTTTAAGTGTAGTACTCAATTGGCAAGTTTCAGGTGTTTGGACTGGATTTATCGTATGCCTTAGCAGCATGGCATTCTTATTATATCGTCGCTTTCTTCGAATTACCAGTTCATTTAATTGA
- a CDS encoding 1,4-dihydroxy-6-naphthoate synthase, with translation MDSNNRIKLAISPCPNDTYIFGAWINNLLGNPKELEISCDYMDIQELNEQALTGAYDVIKFSAAILPKIIDRYWISETGAAAGFDTGPILVATRDFDLKELTNKRIVLPGKDTTAALLFRNLFPEVNKLSFKVFSEIEQSVLLGTHDAGVIIHESRFNYKEKGLIELADLGKLWVEKTGYPIPLGLIGIRKSLGMEKASDLQQTIRKSLDYAHLNEQLLMPYIQQHASEMSPDVIQKHIRLYVNQFTLELGKLGRSALSSLFEALNPPFNTRNNIFI, from the coding sequence ATGGATAGCAATAATCGGATAAAATTAGCCATTTCGCCCTGCCCAAACGATACTTATATTTTTGGAGCTTGGATAAACAATTTATTAGGCAATCCAAAAGAGCTGGAAATAAGCTGCGATTATATGGATATTCAAGAATTAAATGAACAAGCCCTTACTGGTGCTTACGATGTGATAAAATTCAGCGCAGCAATACTCCCTAAAATTATTGATCGTTATTGGATATCCGAAACAGGCGCTGCTGCTGGCTTCGATACGGGACCCATATTGGTTGCAACTCGTGATTTCGACCTCAAAGAGCTTACAAACAAACGCATTGTCTTGCCAGGTAAGGATACCACTGCAGCTTTACTTTTTCGGAATTTATTTCCAGAAGTCAATAAACTATCCTTTAAGGTTTTTTCAGAAATAGAACAAAGTGTGCTGCTTGGAACGCATGATGCGGGGGTAATCATTCATGAAAGCCGTTTTAATTATAAAGAAAAAGGACTTATCGAATTGGCCGATTTAGGCAAGTTGTGGGTTGAAAAAACAGGCTATCCAATCCCATTGGGATTAATCGGTATTCGTAAATCATTGGGTATGGAAAAAGCAAGCGACTTGCAACAGACTATCCGTAAAAGTCTGGATTATGCACATCTCAATGAACAGCTGTTAATGCCATATATCCAACAGCACGCAAGCGAAATGAGCCCAGATGTCATACAAAAACACATTCGTTTATATGTAAACCAATTTACTTTAGAACTTGGCAAGCTTGGCAGGTCAGCCCTTTCAAGCCTATTTGAAGCTCTAAATCCCCCATTCAATACCAGAAACAATATATTTATATAA
- a CDS encoding TonB-dependent receptor, translated as MINAFYTKLDQRHLGIESSVEYKIGRGFVISGIYSLGDAIYTSRPEMLLFDKFSSSNGKHTIYLKNFYVPASAMQAGSIVLKYNFKRNGFATLSFNYLSDQYLEPNPLRRIPQAVADLDPAGIQFNKIISQEKLPEAFYINLFLYKGFKLLNQDFGLTCSVNNLLNRQNLISGGFEQYRFDYAEKNPDKFPSKYYYLQGINYFCGLSWRL; from the coding sequence TTGATTAATGCGTTTTATACAAAACTTGACCAAAGGCATTTAGGCATTGAGTCGTCTGTTGAATATAAAATAGGAAGAGGCTTTGTGATTTCGGGAATTTATTCATTAGGAGATGCTATCTATACATCACGTCCTGAAATGTTATTGTTTGATAAATTTAGTTCCAGCAATGGGAAGCATACTATTTACTTAAAGAATTTTTATGTTCCAGCAAGTGCAATGCAAGCTGGATCTATTGTACTAAAGTATAATTTTAAGCGAAACGGTTTTGCTACCTTGAGTTTTAATTATTTAAGCGATCAATATCTGGAGCCGAATCCATTGCGTCGTATCCCGCAAGCTGTAGCCGATTTGGATCCTGCCGGTATCCAATTTAATAAAATAATTAGCCAGGAAAAACTGCCAGAAGCATTTTATATCAACCTGTTTTTATATAAAGGATTTAAACTATTGAATCAGGATTTTGGATTGACATGCAGTGTCAACAATTTATTAAATAGACAAAATTTGATTTCTGGAGGATTCGAGCAATACCGATTTGACTATGCTGAAAAAAATCCCGATAAGTTTCCTTCAAAGTATTATTATTTGCAGGGGATTAACTATTTCTGTGGATTGAGTTGGAGATTATAA
- a CDS encoding methyltransferase translates to MALDFTKEAFRFKQFAVFVSPGVFPVTTDAVLLGSWIQLDQAAKILDIGTGSGILSLMAAQKAAAHAHIIALDSDKNSIQCAMYNFEQSPWHSKLDAICLNAEELIDSKSNQQLEDRFDQIICNPPFFVDSLLSPNVDKNRARHQLTLSFPLLVKIAKARLNPNGKISLVLPAVGSDMIVNQMQNVDLYLSRVLKVRNKQSSKTNRVLLEFTNAKTVYTEFELFLYDENGMRSKEYSVLTREYYL, encoded by the coding sequence ATGGCCTTGGATTTTACAAAGGAGGCATTCAGATTTAAACAATTTGCGGTTTTTGTAAGTCCCGGGGTTTTTCCGGTTACTACGGATGCGGTATTATTGGGATCATGGATTCAACTTGATCAGGCAGCTAAAATTCTTGATATTGGCACAGGTAGTGGTATCTTATCATTAATGGCTGCTCAAAAAGCTGCTGCCCATGCACACATTATTGCATTAGACAGTGATAAGAATTCAATACAATGTGCAATGTACAATTTTGAACAATCTCCCTGGCATTCCAAATTGGATGCGATTTGTTTAAATGCTGAAGAACTTATAGATTCCAAATCAAATCAACAACTCGAAGATCGATTCGATCAAATTATATGCAATCCACCTTTCTTTGTGGATTCGTTATTGTCTCCCAATGTCGATAAAAACAGGGCACGCCATCAGCTGACATTAAGTTTTCCACTTTTAGTAAAAATTGCTAAAGCTCGTTTAAATCCAAATGGTAAAATCAGTTTGGTTTTGCCAGCTGTTGGTTCAGACATGATTGTCAATCAAATGCAAAATGTGGACTTATATTTGTCGAGAGTTCTAAAGGTTCGAAATAAGCAGTCTTCAAAAACAAATCGAGTCTTATTGGAATTCACTAACGCTAAAACAGTATATACAGAATTTGAGTTGTTTTTATATGATGAAAACGGAATGCGCAGTAAGGAGTATTCTGTTTTAACACGTGAATATTATCTATAG
- the ccsA gene encoding cytochrome c biogenesis protein CcsA: MLYALSFGLLNPLKHGIKDVSPDRIEAGTKAILTVSAYNAHYLNQAEPITAYLKYNPPSDSKDKNQYLLKALTVKAISDNQIELEFHVPEFLPDSRPLALFSVIVNSPADGAAAIPSKVIIHQHRPSLEEGIRLWSTDQHPVFHQAKRSLFPYRNILVETIRNTFYHVSLWFAMFLMFGMSVYFSYRVLKYQDLDADLRSYALVRTGFFFGILGCLTGSLWARFTWETWWTTDIKLNMAALTMLIYLAYLVLRASIDDLDRKARISSAYNIFALVAVIPLIFVLPRLTDSLHPGNGGNPAFGSEDMDNSLRLVFYPAVLGFMLLGLWIASLVYRVDAIAAKLEEEEFE; encoded by the coding sequence ATGCTCTATGCTTTAAGTTTTGGATTATTAAATCCACTAAAACATGGAATTAAAGACGTAAGTCCAGATCGAATTGAGGCTGGGACCAAGGCAATTCTTACCGTAAGTGCTTACAATGCGCATTATTTGAATCAAGCGGAGCCAATAACGGCTTATTTAAAATACAATCCGCCTTCTGATTCAAAAGATAAAAATCAATATTTACTCAAAGCATTGACTGTTAAAGCAATATCAGACAATCAAATCGAATTGGAGTTTCATGTACCAGAATTTTTACCGGATTCAAGGCCATTGGCTTTATTTTCAGTAATTGTTAATAGTCCTGCCGATGGAGCAGCTGCAATTCCTTCAAAAGTGATCATTCACCAACATCGCCCTTCTTTAGAAGAAGGAATTCGCTTATGGTCAACAGATCAACATCCGGTTTTTCATCAAGCAAAACGAAGTTTATTTCCATATCGCAACATTTTAGTAGAAACCATTCGCAATACATTTTACCATGTGTCGCTTTGGTTTGCTATGTTTCTTATGTTTGGAATGTCTGTTTATTTCAGTTATCGGGTTTTAAAATACCAAGATCTGGATGCAGATCTTCGGAGCTATGCTTTGGTCCGAACTGGTTTTTTCTTTGGAATCCTGGGCTGCCTTACAGGGTCGCTATGGGCTCGATTTACTTGGGAAACCTGGTGGACTACAGATATTAAACTCAATATGGCAGCGCTCACCATGCTTATTTATTTAGCCTATTTGGTTTTGAGGGCATCCATTGATGATTTGGATCGCAAGGCCAGAATTTCTTCAGCTTACAACATCTTTGCATTGGTTGCAGTCATTCCTCTCATATTCGTTTTACCAAGATTAACAGATAGCCTGCATCCCGGAAATGGGGGTAATCCTGCATTTGGCTCAGAGGATATGGACAACAGCTTGCGTTTAGTGTTTTATCCAGCGGTATTAGGTTTTATGCTGCTGGGACTTTGGATTGCCAGTTTGGTGTATCGCGTGGATGCAATTGCAGCAAAATTGGAGGAAGAGGAGTTTGAATAG
- the fsa gene encoding fructose-6-phosphate aldolase → MKFFIDTANLDQIKEAKDLGILDGVTTNPSLMAKEGITGKENIYRHYHKICELVKGDVSAEVISTDYKGMMKEARELAEIAENIVVKVPMIKDGIKAIAELKSLEIKTNCTLVFSAGQAILVAKAGATYISPFIGRIDDTSWDGMQLITDIFEIYSLQGFETEILAASIRNGLHIVEAAKAGADVVTCPLDAILSLLKHPLTDIGLQKFLDDHNKAQAALLKS, encoded by the coding sequence ATGAAATTTTTTATAGACACAGCCAATTTGGATCAAATCAAGGAAGCCAAAGACCTGGGCATCCTGGATGGGGTAACTACCAATCCCAGTTTGATGGCAAAAGAAGGAATCACCGGAAAAGAAAATATCTATCGGCATTACCACAAAATCTGTGAACTTGTAAAAGGCGATGTGAGCGCAGAGGTCATCTCAACAGACTACAAAGGCATGATGAAAGAAGCCAGGGAGTTGGCTGAAATTGCTGAAAATATTGTTGTGAAAGTTCCAATGATCAAAGACGGAATTAAGGCAATCGCAGAATTAAAAAGTCTAGAAATAAAGACGAATTGCACCCTCGTTTTTAGCGCGGGTCAAGCCATTCTGGTGGCAAAAGCGGGTGCAACTTATATTTCACCCTTTATAGGCCGAATCGATGATACAAGTTGGGATGGAATGCAATTGATTACTGATATTTTTGAGATTTACTCTTTACAAGGATTTGAAACTGAAATTCTAGCCGCATCTATACGGAACGGATTGCACATTGTGGAGGCTGCTAAAGCAGGGGCTGATGTGGTGACCTGCCCTTTAGATGCAATCCTCTCTTTGTTAAAGCATCCATTAACGGATATCGGTTTGCAAAAGTTTTTAGACGACCATAATAAAGCCCAGGCTGCCTTATTAAAGAGCTGA
- a CDS encoding RluA family pseudouridine synthase has product MKFDPFIIYEDNHILILEKPAGLLSQGDHTGDENLFDLLKEFIRIKYEKPGNVYLGSIHRLDRPVGGIMLFGKTSKATTRLQDQMKAGLIKKKYLAITEKHPDIEEADLVHYLTKDESKNKSKVYDHPKKDCKLCKLHYKVLANIKGFALLDITLDTGRSHQIRAQLAHMGFPIKGDSKYGISHGIKHESLGLFAYQLGFTHPVTKEWMEFTHFPPSDKNFNPFKAFFPRPNG; this is encoded by the coding sequence ATGAAATTCGATCCATTTATAATTTACGAAGATAATCACATCCTCATCCTTGAAAAGCCTGCCGGACTTTTGTCGCAGGGTGATCATACCGGCGATGAAAACTTATTTGATTTGTTGAAGGAATTCATACGTATTAAATACGAAAAGCCAGGGAATGTTTATTTAGGTTCAATTCACCGATTGGATAGACCTGTAGGTGGAATCATGTTGTTTGGGAAAACGTCCAAAGCAACCACAAGGCTTCAAGATCAAATGAAAGCCGGTTTAATTAAGAAAAAGTATTTGGCAATAACAGAAAAACATCCGGATATCGAAGAGGCAGATTTGGTTCATTATTTAACAAAAGATGAATCAAAAAACAAATCAAAAGTGTACGATCACCCTAAAAAGGATTGCAAGCTATGTAAGTTACATTATAAGGTACTTGCAAATATTAAAGGATTTGCGCTGTTGGATATCACCCTGGATACAGGTCGATCCCATCAGATCAGGGCTCAATTAGCGCATATGGGTTTTCCTATAAAGGGGGATAGTAAATATGGAATTTCCCATGGAATTAAACATGAAAGTCTTGGTTTATTTGCATATCAACTCGGATTTACCCATCCGGTTACTAAAGAATGGATGGAATTCACTCATTTTCCACCCTCAGATAAAAATTTTAATCCATTTAAGGCCTTTTTTCCGCGACCCAATGGCTAA
- a CDS encoding acyl transferase, with the protein MLDLKRLQDKVLYTNHTNSFDLVREVYLFQSQNNPVFQQFLKLIGKLDRKINQVEDLCFLPIDLFKSNEVKTGNWNEELIFRSSGTSDSHRSCHFIEKLGFYNEVSRLCFEFHFGSLEKYEFVALLPNYLERQDSSLVAMVSHFVNSVNKQGKDVFFIDDFKSLELKLNALYKLDKQVILFGVSFALLDFANQFNLIHPNLIVIETGGMKGRRREIAKTDLIKQLQAGFPQSKIVSEYGMTELLSQAYALDGINYSSHPLLKFLITDPSDPFLFLPNSKRGIINVIDLANIHSCSFIKTGDLGQLNPQGELQVLGRFDFEEMRGCSQLYEE; encoded by the coding sequence ATGCTGGACCTAAAACGATTACAAGATAAAGTTTTATATACAAATCATACCAACAGCTTTGATTTGGTGCGGGAAGTATATCTTTTTCAATCTCAAAACAATCCAGTTTTTCAGCAATTTTTAAAATTGATCGGTAAATTAGATCGCAAAATCAATCAGGTTGAAGATCTCTGTTTTCTTCCCATAGATTTGTTTAAGTCCAATGAAGTTAAAACAGGCAATTGGAATGAAGAATTAATTTTTCGATCCAGTGGAACATCGGATTCGCATAGATCCTGTCATTTTATTGAAAAGCTAGGATTTTACAATGAAGTGAGCAGGCTTTGCTTTGAGTTTCATTTTGGATCATTGGAAAAATATGAATTTGTGGCACTGTTGCCAAATTACCTGGAGCGGCAGGATTCTTCGTTAGTGGCCATGGTAAGTCATTTTGTAAATTCGGTAAACAAGCAGGGTAAAGATGTATTTTTTATTGATGATTTTAAATCATTGGAATTAAAATTAAATGCCTTGTATAAATTGGATAAACAAGTCATTTTATTTGGAGTAAGTTTTGCATTATTGGATTTTGCCAATCAGTTTAATTTAATTCATCCCAATTTAATTGTTATTGAAACAGGTGGCATGAAAGGCAGGCGCCGTGAAATTGCTAAAACGGATTTGATAAAGCAGCTACAAGCCGGCTTTCCTCAATCTAAAATTGTCTCTGAATATGGGATGACCGAATTATTATCTCAAGCCTATGCTTTGGATGGGATTAATTACAGCTCACATCCGCTATTAAAATTTCTAATTACAGATCCTTCCGATCCGTTTTTATTTTTACCAAATTCCAAAAGAGGAATTATCAATGTCATCGATTTGGCTAATATTCATTCATGCTCTTTTATTAAAACAGGCGACCTGGGTCAACTAAATCCACAGGGTGAATTGCAAGTATTGGGACGATTTGATTTTGAAGAAATGCGCGGATGCAGTCAATTATACGAAGAATGA
- the ald gene encoding alanine dehydrogenase, translating into MIIGVPKEIKSNENRVALTPAGALELSKRGHKLYIQSTAGEGSGFTDQMYKDAGASILNHIEEVYGIAEMIIKVKEPIASEYPLVKENQLIFTYFHFASYEPLTKAMIESGAICLAYETVELADRSLPLLVPMSEVAGRMAIQEGAKFLEKPQKGKGILLGGVPGVPPAKVLVLGGGIVGTQSAKMAAGMGAQVILLDVSLPRLRYLADVLPPNVTTMYSNELTIRELVKTHDLIVGAVLIPGAKAPSLVTRDMLKTMQPGTVLVDVAIDQGGCMETSKPTTHDDPIYIIDEVVHYCVANMPGAVPFTSTLALTNATLPFAIQLADKGWKAACKDSKPLSSGLNVVHGKVVYKGVADAFGLPYVDVSQVL; encoded by the coding sequence ATGATTATTGGTGTTCCCAAAGAAATTAAAAGCAACGAAAACCGTGTGGCCCTTACCCCTGCGGGTGCTCTCGAATTAAGTAAAAGAGGTCACAAACTTTATATTCAATCGACAGCTGGCGAAGGGAGCGGATTTACGGATCAAATGTATAAAGATGCCGGTGCCTCTATTTTAAATCATATTGAAGAAGTCTATGGTATCGCTGAAATGATAATAAAGGTCAAAGAACCAATAGCTTCAGAATATCCTTTGGTTAAAGAAAATCAACTCATATTCACTTATTTTCATTTTGCTTCTTATGAGCCTTTAACGAAAGCCATGATAGAAAGCGGTGCTATTTGTCTTGCATACGAAACGGTTGAATTGGCCGATCGCAGCCTGCCTTTATTGGTCCCAATGTCTGAAGTTGCCGGAAGAATGGCAATCCAGGAAGGAGCTAAGTTTTTAGAAAAGCCTCAAAAAGGCAAAGGGATCCTGTTAGGCGGTGTTCCAGGTGTTCCACCAGCTAAAGTATTGGTATTGGGGGGAGGCATCGTAGGAACTCAATCTGCAAAGATGGCCGCTGGAATGGGTGCTCAGGTTATTTTACTGGATGTGAGTTTACCTCGTTTGCGTTATTTGGCTGATGTACTGCCACCAAACGTCACTACCATGTATTCCAATGAATTAACCATACGGGAATTGGTCAAAACCCACGATTTAATTGTTGGAGCTGTTTTAATTCCTGGTGCTAAAGCGCCTAGCCTGGTAACTCGCGATATGCTTAAAACCATGCAACCTGGAACTGTGCTTGTTGATGTGGCAATAGATCAAGGGGGTTGTATGGAAACCAGTAAACCAACAACGCATGATGATCCAATTTATATAATTGATGAGGTGGTTCATTATTGTGTAGCGAATATGCCCGGTGCTGTTCCTTTTACCTCAACATTGGCCTTAACAAATGCAACCTTGCCTTTTGCTATTCAATTGGCAGACAAAGGCTGGAAAGCAGCCTGCAAAGACAGCAAACCACTTTCTAGTGGACTGAATGTCGTTCATGGCAAGGTAGTTTATAAGGGGGTAGCCGACGCTTTTGGCTTACCTTATGTCGATGTCAGCCAGGTTCTTTAG
- a CDS encoding heme exporter protein CcmB gives MLKALLSKEILCEWRSFHQFAGLLSFMLAVAYLVYFFGGEVNPKFWNLMYWIIYLFLVFFSATKSFEEDNNRFKIYTNQLVSINWVFISKALYQLIQCVIFGLVLYLIMNMLIPQKHLELLPWILILFLMSFGMAVLNTFTAFIASNGQTRQVLMVVISLPLCFPLIGMSYSLSIDILNGQSIFENLDKFYPLLAIDLLAMALVSFLLPLTWKS, from the coding sequence ATGTTAAAAGCACTGTTGAGCAAAGAAATTTTATGTGAATGGCGTAGTTTTCATCAATTCGCCGGATTGCTGAGTTTTATGTTGGCAGTTGCCTATTTGGTTTATTTCTTTGGGGGGGAAGTCAACCCAAAATTTTGGAATTTAATGTATTGGATCATCTATTTGTTTTTGGTTTTCTTTAGCGCAACCAAGAGTTTTGAAGAAGACAATAACAGGTTCAAAATTTATACAAATCAACTTGTTTCAATAAATTGGGTGTTTATCTCTAAAGCCTTGTATCAATTGATTCAATGCGTCATTTTTGGATTGGTGCTTTACCTGATCATGAATATGTTGATACCTCAAAAACATCTGGAACTTTTGCCATGGATACTTATTTTATTTTTAATGAGTTTTGGAATGGCCGTTTTAAATACGTTTACCGCTTTTATTGCGAGCAACGGCCAGACAAGGCAAGTATTAATGGTAGTTATTAGTTTGCCTTTGTGTTTTCCCTTGATAGGAATGTCCTATTCCTTAAGTATAGATATCTTAAACGGGCAATCAATATTTGAAAACCTCGACAAGTTTTATCCGCTCTTGGCAATAGATTTATTGGCAATGGCACTTGTTTCTTTCCTCTTACCTTTAACCTGGAAATCTTAA
- a CDS encoding DNA-binding protein, translated as MNITLDELRTIKHNLPTGSIRKIADELNLDEQVVRNYFGAHHLENSGNHIQPGPNGGIVHIEDERILNLAKKLIQENAKQN; from the coding sequence ATGAATATAACCTTGGATGAGCTCCGCACAATTAAACACAATTTACCTACCGGAAGCATTCGTAAAATTGCGGATGAATTAAATCTGGATGAACAGGTTGTGCGAAATTACTTTGGAGCGCATCATCTTGAAAACAGCGGCAATCATATTCAGCCCGGTCCAAATGGAGGGATCGTTCACATTGAGGATGAACGAATTTTAAATTTAGCAAAAAAACTCATTCAAGAAAACGCCAAACAAAATTAA
- a CDS encoding N-acetylmuramoyl-L-alanine amidase gives MRRILTLCLLTISTFQLAHALPKPLKSLNYVKVKAKAGQGVYGLLRSYKLADKPDNVTMFYKINGLKQNASLEKNKTYLLPVTVQSFDGKSIRSSVGIKNLVQAKKIEDYNKQLTSQKLKSQDYKKDKKIWVPIVLDPGSLYSSKRNEGMALKTSLKESIPIERKKNREGRKEFLVASMAPMRSMLVADRKLTENEVKALAESSALVGDAPTSLKVSSKMLNVPLFGEKYKDVEITTDELKDQVFYIVPGHGGPDPGAIAKNVDGEYTICEDEYAYDVSLRLAKNLMQKGATVFVIVEDENDGIRDEKYLDCDKDETSYGGHDIPVSQKKRLRQGMNKVNKLYSKYKKKGYTNQWMVSLHIDAQGEEDRQDVFFYYQSDSEKSKNKAVDIQQVFEEKYEVYRKEEKYNGSVTSRPLYVVRNSDPEPIFIELANIHNPEDRKRILFPKNRQLLADWITEGFSK, from the coding sequence ATGCGTAGAATCCTCACTCTGTGCCTTTTAACGATCAGTACGTTTCAATTGGCACATGCACTTCCAAAGCCTTTAAAATCATTGAATTATGTTAAAGTAAAAGCCAAAGCCGGTCAAGGTGTTTATGGCTTGCTGAGAAGTTACAAACTTGCTGACAAACCAGACAATGTCACCATGTTTTACAAAATTAATGGATTGAAACAAAATGCCAGTTTGGAGAAAAACAAAACCTACCTGCTTCCTGTGACCGTGCAGTCCTTTGACGGCAAGAGCATACGCAGCAGTGTAGGCATTAAAAATTTGGTACAGGCTAAAAAAATTGAAGATTACAACAAGCAACTGACAAGTCAAAAGCTTAAAAGCCAAGATTATAAAAAGGATAAAAAAATCTGGGTTCCAATTGTTTTGGATCCAGGTTCATTGTATAGTAGCAAAAGGAATGAAGGAATGGCGTTAAAAACCAGCCTTAAAGAATCGATCCCAATAGAACGGAAGAAAAACAGAGAAGGGCGTAAAGAGTTTCTCGTTGCATCCATGGCTCCGATGCGTTCTATGTTGGTTGCTGATCGTAAATTAACTGAAAATGAAGTCAAAGCGTTGGCTGAATCTTCAGCTTTGGTTGGTGACGCGCCTACTTCATTAAAAGTTTCTTCTAAAATGTTGAACGTGCCTTTATTTGGTGAAAAATACAAAGACGTTGAAATTACTACAGATGAATTGAAGGACCAGGTCTTCTATATTGTACCAGGCCATGGTGGTCCGGATCCCGGTGCTATTGCAAAAAATGTAGATGGCGAATACACAATTTGTGAAGATGAATATGCATATGATGTCAGTTTGCGCCTTGCTAAAAATTTAATGCAAAAAGGAGCTACTGTTTTTGTAATTGTTGAAGATGAAAACGATGGAATCCGGGATGAAAAATACTTAGATTGTGATAAAGATGAAACATCTTATGGTGGCCATGATATTCCTGTAAGTCAGAAAAAACGACTTCGTCAAGGAATGAACAAAGTAAATAAATTGTATTCAAAATATAAAAAGAAAGGATATACGAATCAGTGGATGGTGTCGCTCCATATTGATGCTCAAGGCGAAGAAGACCGCCAGGATGTTTTCTTTTATTACCAATCTGATTCTGAAAAAAGTAAAAACAAAGCTGTAGACATCCAACAAGTTTTTGAAGAAAAATATGAAGTCTATCGGAAAGAAGAGAAATACAATGGTTCCGTAACCAGTCGCCCACTTTACGTAGTGCGTAATTCAGATCCGGAACCCATATTTATTGAATTGGCGAACATTCACAACCCGGAAGACCGCAAGCGAATTTTATTTCCAAAAAACCGTCAATTACTTGCTGATTGGATCACGGAAGGATTTTCAAAATAA